The genome window GTGTCTTCAACACCACACCCGGACCTGGCCGACAACGGCCATGTCGATTTTCGCGCCGTTCAAGCCACGCCACAGTTCCAGGAGTTGCGGAAGACCCACCGCAGCTTCGTCTTCCCGTGGACCGTGGTCTTCATCGTCTGGTACTTCCTGTACGTCATCCTCGCGGCCTACGCCCCAGAGTTCATGTCCATCAAGGTCCTCGGCAACATCAACCTGGGACTGGTGATCGGACTCCTGCAATTCGTCTCGACCTTCGTCATCACCGGGCTCTATGTGGCCTTCTCCAACAAGAAGCTGGATCCCAAGTCCACGGCCATCCGCGAGGAGCTCGAGGCCCTGGACCCGAGCATCGCCAACCAGAGCCTCTCCGGTTCCGGTGTACTGACCGATGAGCCGACCGATGAGCCGACCGATGAGCCGACCGATGGAGGTCAGAAGTGAACACCCTCTCCCTGCCGACCCCCGTCCTGACGGCCAGCGCCGAGGGCACCAACGTCGGCGAGCCGTGGCTGAACATCCTGATCTTCGGCCTCTTCGTCGCGATCACCCTCATCATCGTCCTGCGGGCCTCCAAGAACACCAAGACCGCGGCCGACTACTACGCCGGCGGCCGGTCCTTCACCGGCACCCAGAACGGCACCGCGATCGCCGGCGACTACCTCTCGGCCGCGTCCTTCCTCGGCATCGTGGGAGCCATCGCCATCAACGGCTATGACGGCTTCCTCTACTCGATCGGTTTCCTCGTGGCGTGGCTCGTGGCCTTGCTTCTGGTGGCCGAACTGCTGCGCAACACCGGCAAGTTCACCATGGCGGACGTGCTGTCCTTCCGCCTCCAGCAACGGCCGGTCCGCATCGCGGCGGCGCTCGCCACCCTGATGGTCTGCCTCTTCTACCTGCTGGCCCAGATGGCCGGAGCCGGAGCGCTCGTCTCCCTGCTGCTGGGCATCGACGAGCGGCTGGGCCAGTCCGTGGTCATCGCTATCGTGGGCGCGCTGATGATCGTCTACGTGCTGGTGGGCGGCATGAAGGGCACCACGTGGGTCCAGATCATCAAGGCCTGCCTGCTGATCGCCGGTGCCTTCATCATGACCATCTGGGTCCTGGCCCTGTTCGGCTTCAACTTCTCCGCCCTGCTCGGTGCGGCCGTGGAGCTCAGCCCGGAGGGTGAGGCCATCCTCGACCCGGGCCTGCAGTACGGCATCAGCGAGGTCACCAAGCTCGACTTCCTGTCCCTGGGCCTGGCCCTCGTGCTCGGCACCGCCGGCCTGCCCCATGTGCTGATGCGCTTCTACACGGTGCCGACCGCCAAGGAGGCCCGCAAGTCCGTGGTCTGGGCCATCGTGCTGATCGGCGCCTTCTACCTGTTCACCCTGGTGCTGGGCTACGGCGCCGGCGCCCTCATCGGCCCGGAGCGGATCGAGAACGCGCCGGGCGGCGTCAACTCGGCGGCACCGCTGCTGGCGTTCGAACTCGGCGGACCGCTGTTGCTGGGTCTGATCTCGGCCGTTGCCTTCGCGACCATCCTGGCGGTGGTGGCCGGCCTGACGATCACTGCCGCCGCGTCGTTCGCGCACGACATCTACGCGAACGTCCTGGCCAAGGGCAGGACCAGTCCGGAGAAGGAGGTCAAGATCGCCCGCCGCACCGTGGTGGTCATCGGCATCCTGGCGATCATCGGCGGCATCGGCGCCCAGGGCCAGAACGTGGCCTTCCTGGTGGCACTCGCCTTCGCCGTCGCCGCGTCCGCCAACCTGCCCACCATCCTGTACTCGCTGTTCTGGAAGGGCTTCACCACCCAGGGCGCCCTGTGGTCGATGTACGGCGGCCTGGGTGCCGCGATCCTGCTGATCGTCTTCTCCCCGGTGATGTCCGGCACCGAGACGTCCATGATCGTCGGCGCGGACTTCGCCTGGTTCCCGCTGAAGAACCCCGGCATCGTCTCCATCCCACTCGCCTTCCTCCTCGGATTCATCGGCTCCAAGCTGGACAAGCGCACCGAGAACCCGGAGAAGCAGGCCGAGATGGAGGTGCGTTC of Citricoccus sp. K5 contains these proteins:
- a CDS encoding DUF485 domain-containing protein, with translation MSSTPHPDLADNGHVDFRAVQATPQFQELRKTHRSFVFPWTVVFIVWYFLYVILAAYAPEFMSIKVLGNINLGLVIGLLQFVSTFVITGLYVAFSNKKLDPKSTAIREELEALDPSIANQSLSGSGVLTDEPTDEPTDEPTDGGQK
- a CDS encoding cation acetate symporter; translation: MPTPVLTASAEGTNVGEPWLNILIFGLFVAITLIIVLRASKNTKTAADYYAGGRSFTGTQNGTAIAGDYLSAASFLGIVGAIAINGYDGFLYSIGFLVAWLVALLLVAELLRNTGKFTMADVLSFRLQQRPVRIAAALATLMVCLFYLLAQMAGAGALVSLLLGIDERLGQSVVIAIVGALMIVYVLVGGMKGTTWVQIIKACLLIAGAFIMTIWVLALFGFNFSALLGAAVELSPEGEAILDPGLQYGISEVTKLDFLSLGLALVLGTAGLPHVLMRFYTVPTAKEARKSVVWAIVLIGAFYLFTLVLGYGAGALIGPERIENAPGGVNSAAPLLAFELGGPLLLGLISAVAFATILAVVAGLTITAAASFAHDIYANVLAKGRTSPEKEVKIARRTVVVIGILAIIGGIGAQGQNVAFLVALAFAVAASANLPTILYSLFWKGFTTQGALWSMYGGLGAAILLIVFSPVMSGTETSMIVGADFAWFPLKNPGIVSIPLAFLLGFIGSKLDKRTENPEKQAEMEVRSLTGIGAEKAVDH